A region from the Ammospiza nelsoni isolate bAmmNel1 chromosome 1, bAmmNel1.pri, whole genome shotgun sequence genome encodes:
- the IGFBP1 gene encoding LOW QUALITY PROTEIN: insulin-like growth factor-binding protein 1 (The sequence of the model RefSeq protein was modified relative to this genomic sequence to represent the inferred CDS: deleted 1 base in 1 codon) → MYVRCLLLSGRPAALARPLLSGMSGPQCALCRGWLRALLLRALLLLQAARLARGAQPVLCAPCTPERLALCPPVPPDCPEAARQPGCGCCQICALGPGQPCGVYTARCRLGLRCRIPAGESRPLFALIQGHGTCLPASEAGEMRTEERADSIEPDDMPLESTEITQDQLLNYQLMFPIGQDKSIPWNSITAYENMKAKRISELKKWKEQSPCQKELYRSLYKLVKAQRSRGEIYKFYLPNCNKNGFYHSKQCETLLNGESAECWCVYPKNGRRIPGSPAIKGDPECQQYLSSQE, encoded by the exons ATGTACGTGAGGtgcctcctgctctcc ggccgCCCAGCTGCCCTCGCCCGGCCCCTGCTCAGCGGCATGAGTGGCCCGCAGTGCGCGCTGTGCCGCGGCTGGCTCCGCGCGCTGCTGCTCcgggcgctgctgctgctgcaggccgCCCGCCTCGCCCGCGGCGCGCAGCCCGTGCTCTGCGCCCCCTGCACCCCGGAGAGGCTCGCTCTGTGCCCGCCCGTCCCGCCCGACTGCCCGGAGGCTGCTCGGCAGCCGGGCTGCGGCTGCTGTCAGATCTGCGCTCTCGGGCCGGGGCAGCCCTGTGGGGTCTACACCGCCCGCTGCCGCCTGGGACTCCGCTGCCGCATCCCTGCAGGGGAGTCCCGGCCGCTCTTCGCCCTCATCCAGGGGCACGGGACGTGCTTGCCCGCCAGCGAGGCCGGAGAGATGCGTACAGAAGAGCGGGCAG ATTCTATAGAACCTGATGATATGCCTCTGGAAAGCACTGAAATAACACAGGATCAGCTGCTGAACTATCAGTTGATGTTTCCCATAGGCCAGGATAAATCAATTCCCTGGAATTCCATCACTGCGTATGAAAACATGAAAGCAAAGAGAATATCTGAACTCAAGAAATGGAAAGAGCAG AGTCCTTGTCAGAAGGAGCTTTACAGATCCCTGTATAAACTGGTGAAGGCTCAGAGAAGCAGAGGGGAGATTTACAAATTTTACTTGCCCAACTGCAACAAGAATGGATTTTACCACAGCAAACAG TGTGAAACTTTGCTGAATGGAGAGTCTGCTGAATGCTGGTGTGTCTATCCAAAAAACGGCAGAAGAATTCCCGGATCTCCAGCAATTAAAGGAGACCCAGAATGCCAACAGTATCTCAGCTCACAAGAGTAA